The Haliotis asinina isolate JCU_RB_2024 chromosome 3, JCU_Hal_asi_v2, whole genome shotgun sequence genome segment aagttaaaatattcaaatcttGTATTAAGGCAATGAGAGCaggttatacaaagtcacaagtcaatatcacaatatcgatatcaaatacaatacaaatgcgacaaaatctaaggcaatgggtaacaaaatataatatagcaaactcccCAAAGTCTTAGTGTTAGTCtcagagagaaacagtcatgcagaatgtaacacggcgagTGGTCTGACAGTAGTTTCGGCGTTGACGGATTTGTTGGCGATGTAAACTCTAGTGAATAAATGTGAATGTGTCCGTCGCAACACGTCAACCAGcctttttttatatatattcacaaaCGTTCGGGcacatacagtgttcccagaaattattgagaaaatctttgtttttttttctaatgatgctaagattggaaaaagggctttcactatgcactaagcatactaaataagggagacaactcttgaaggcttagaaggcagctcattaggtcaagagcagacggcttcctgtgttgacatggcagaatttacagcaagagagaaaagaaagctcattctagatgattttgaaaggggtgaggctgatgctaaagtgacagaggaataccatgtctacagtatacagaactttgaagaatattcaaacaggaaccgggatagagcacaaaacaggggcaggtcggcctaggaaattcagtgttgtggatcgccgaagacttgggcagattgtgagtaggggcaaattgaaaagtgttgagaacatcagaaatgaaatgattagcagaggaagtcctcaggtatgcaatgaaacagttaggcaggaattacagagacttaattgggtgaaaaaacgtggaattccctcgtcgttgatgaaagatgcacaaaaggaaaaacgtttaaactggtgtcgggctcatgaaaatcaagattgggataatgttttcttttcggatgaaagttctgtttggcttttccctaactgtgtgaaaatttggaccaaagatactgtcaaacctatctaccagcgaccaaaacctagcccgaagtttcacatgtggggtggcatatcggctcgcggagtgacgccattgtgtgttttcacgggaaacttgacaaaggaaagatacgttgacattctaaatggtcaccttcttccgacagcacaaacattgtatgaagatgattggattttccagcatgataatgacccaaaacacactgcgcgctacacaaaacagtggttgtcgggcgaaaatgttcaagttttagactggcccagttacagcccagacctaaacccaattgagaatgtgtggggagtcatgaaggacagaataaaccaaaagggactgagaaatattgaagatatgaaggccgaggtggtccaatattgggataccctgtcacacgattacctacaaactttgatgggtagtgtgcctaggcgtattcaggcatgcattgctgagcgaggaggtctaacaaagtactaaaacaagactgagactgtaaaaggatgatgttttaacatgtttatgtaagtaaaacgccagaagttaataaacgtaatgacttacatgacgcaacatgattctcaataatttctgggaatactatacgaccatcgccaacaccgtAGAAATGTCTGGCAGCCTCCCGGAagtacaaacagaaaacaaagggcagataattcccggacAGCCAGCTACCAAAATCccaaaaatgctgaccatccaccatacgaaatgtgatccatcacaattatcattcaaaacactaagcGTCGTGACCCAATAACAATTATCAGTTAATTAACAACaatacacagaaaatacacacttgtaacaCAACACCAAGAATCAAAAAGGAAATAACAATTATTAGTTATCGAATGACTGAATAAGAGATTGGTCGAGTAAGCATTCCCGATTATTTTGTGTGTTGGAGAGAATGTCACCTTtctatatttatatcatcaacCAAAAGATATGTTGTTTTACTCGTGACTACAACTGGGAGAGGTTCATGTTAAACTTTGTGTGAGAATACACTGCTGACTTTGAATTGAGAAAAGTGCTAGGCGTTGGTGTGGTATCTGCGGCTCAGTAACccttgcgtgtgtttgtgacaggtgTAAAGGGTGTACGCCCGGGGCACCTTTTATCATGACTATTAGATAGTGATTCATGAACACAAGTTCAGGACATACTCAGATTTGTACGATCCAATCTGCGTAAGTGGATATGGAAAATGTTGTGTCGCTATTATTTATAGAATATACGGGGACTCGGTGATAAACCATATGGCTAGCTCGAGTGCCGCTGGCTATGGAACTGCTGGCAGCACGTACAACGGGAGTGCGCTTCAATTTCCGGGCGTGCCATTTGGCCCCTCCGACTTCAACGACGAGTCAACGTGCCATACCGCAGACCTGAGCATCCACGACTTTCAGAATGTTGACGAGATACGGAACTGCAGACTGCTTGGCCTCGTAGATCTCAAACTTGACAAGACCTCCGTCAGAGACAAAGTTATTGCCTATCTGAACCACCTGGTTGATATGGGTATTGCTGGATTCAGGCTGGATGCTGCCAAGCACATGTGGCCAGGTTTGTACAGATATTGAATGCCCGTGAAGACGACTATGTtcgttgtaagaggcgacaaatgggatagggtggtcaggttcactgacttggttgacacatgccactggatcccaactgcgtagatcaatgttcatgctgttgatcactgaattgctgagtgcggctcaaaactaaactctcacACTTACAGATGTTGGATTAATACATGTTCTTAACAAGATACATATTCATCGTACAGGACAGTTTATGTAATCTCAAATGTTTACTTCGTACGTATATATCGCTAAATGAGTCCATATGATAAAGTGGACGTAATATATAACAAACTATGTCTATAATAATAAAGATAATAGACATTCGTACCAAATTTCCTTCTAGGAGATATTATAGCTATTATGGATCAAGTTCACGACCTTCCTTCGGGGACATTTGGTCACAACAAGAGGCCCTTCGTATTCCAAGAAGTAATAGACACGGGAAATGGTGAACCAATCACGGGCGACCAGTATCTTAGTAGCGGAAGAGTCACAAACTTCATCTATGGAGCCGAGCTCACAAAGTACTTCAGGTAACAATGCGCAATGACCATATCTAAATAAGTATCGTCAGTTGCAGAGATCCTCGAGACTGGAGCATCTATCGCACCAGATTCTAGTGAAAAACGTTTGAGTGAACAAGTGTCATGACTCTAGGTATACGCAAGTGGTACTGGCGGCGACTAGAAAAGTACACTCAGTTGTACAGTTGTACTGTCCATTTCGCAAATGTGAGCCCAGTatgttgtcacttcagttttGCTCATTGACACTTCCGTAGATAACATGTAAATTTGTTCTGTCACTCACGATGATCCCACCCCTATTATTACCGGTCCACCCCCAAAACTATTAGTCTGACCTTAAGGGTATGAAAATACCTCGTTCCATCTATGGCAGCCTCTGTTGCCCCTATTATGTCAAAGTGAACATTCGAACACATAAAATTTTCCCAAAGTGACGTTACGCCCCCTCCTTACTGCGGGATAACACTTTGACGTCGGATATGCAGATGCAATGTGTGTAGATGACTCGTGTGGCCACTCACTCTAACACGTGTAACGTGGttaagcgttcgcacgtcatgTCGAATCGCCGACATGGGGACAAtgcgtgaagctcatttctggtgtcccccatcatgatattgctggaatattgctaaaagcggcgtaaaaccaaactcactcaccaacttaTCTCCACATTGAAAGACGTGTGATTACTGATGAACTGCATGTAGCCATTCCTTTCATGACAGACACCACATGTTGTTTGGTGTGTATGAACACACTGACCCATTTACTGTAAATTCGGATTTTACCCTGACCATGTTCATGCGCACATTAAATAAGCATATGCAAGCATATGCAAGAACCAACATGTTTGCATGAAATAATCATATTCTAGTTCTAGATACATTCATATAGATTGGTTCCTAAATCATATATTCCAAACATGGAATACCCACTACTTTTTGTAGCATCATATATGCTGTTAGTGAAATTCAGATATGGTCTCAGAATTGTGTTTCAGTAAACACAGATTGGCAGATTTGAGGAACTTTCCTATGGAACAACAACATCTATTTCATTCATGGTTCATGGTTCAAAGCAACCAACAGTAGCTCGTATGCTTACTGTCAAATTGTGCATTTGTTTTATCGACAGGAAACAAAAGGCTATGAAGTTACTGGCTGACTGGGGCAAAGGTATGATGAGATCTGACGATACAATCGTCTTCATTGATACCCAGGACACTCAGAGGGATCATGGAGATCACGGCGCACCTGGGGACATCCTCAGTCACTTCGAGCCCCGTGCTTACAAGCTGGCTACAGCCTTTATGTTAGCCTATCCGTACGGCTTCCCCAAAATTATGAGCTCATACGACTTCTCACTGACTGACACTAATGAGGGACCCCCTCACAACAGTGACATGAGCACCAAGCCGGTGACCATCAAAAGGTATGTTTGTTGCAAAATCAAGGCTTCATGTTTTGGcaaaatatttttgcatgaATGTCTTTCTTGACATGCGGAGGGCCTTTTATCTGATTCTGCTTATTACCTCCAGCCCCGGTATCATCATTAACTGacagaaaatacaaacatgaCCCTATGACAAAGTCGAAATCGGACAATGGACGTTTAGTTATAGCCATGTGTCAGTTTCttgtatgttatatattttggGTATATTTTTACCGTCGGTTCTCAAAATGTCACGTGCATGGAAATGGATTCGGAAGACAGTTGAACATGGTATCATAAATTTTATTGATCCTCATCCAGGAATGTCATCTAGCATCAACACATCCAGCAAAGTCTAATATAACTAAGACAACATTGTTCCCGGAAATGTTTTGGCCAGAGTATTCGGTTAATCTGCTCTCATCATCCTTGCGTGCAATGCAGTGTAATCATTACTGCCTTGAAAGTTGCCTGGAACCGATTACCCTAATGTCGTCACAGACAACTGAATAAAAGCACTATTAGGAAATTGGTTCCATTCACGTTTCCTTCTCTGTTTATTCCAGTGATATGAGCTGTGGCAACGGATGGACTTGTGAGCACCGATGGCGCCCGATGTACAACATGGTTGCCTTCAGGAACGTTGCTAGTCTCTCAGAGTTGAACAACTGGTGGTCTGGTTCAGACTATCAGATAGCATTCTCGAGAGGGAACAAAGCTTTTATTGCTTTTAATCTCGAGGGAGGCGATCTCGAAGAGACACTTAACACTGGACTTCCGTCTGGAGACTACTGCGATGTAATTTCCGGTGACCTTGTGAACGGAAAGTGTACTGGCAAAACAGTCCATGTTGATGCAAGTGGACACGCCGCCATACGTGTCAGTGGCGCTGACCAGGACCCCATGCTGGCCATCCATGCTGGTAAATAATTGGGATTAATGCATTgctgtttgaaaaaaaacattatagAGTAGGATGGTGTTTGTGCAGATATTTCCCTACAACAAACATGATTCTGGAAATTGGAGAGTTCCTTGTTTAAAGAAGCACTCAGATGGCAGTCTCTATATATTCAAacctgcaccagacaatccagtgaccttGCTGTTTGGGTTTTaacttttttttgtttgtttgtttttatttgtatgtGATGATTTCTTTTGGTGTTTTGGTTTGCTGTTGTTAGTCTCCTGATCTTCACATATCAGGAAAAATTGAACTGCGAATAACGCAAACACGTCTGATCATCATATCGTCACCTCTCTGACCACGCATGTAGTTGTATGAGTACAAGTATACACAATGGACTCGTAAATATCGAAGATTCAGTTACATTGCACAAAAGAATACATAATAATTGACTCATCCAACATATATCTATTTCAACAGTGGTTTTCTGGCTTTACTGATATTATAAATTTATGAAGTGGCTTTTTTCTAGCTCGAAAACACATTAAGCCTTGATGCGTTACTTAaaggatgttttgttttgctttcttTCTAGGGGCAAAGGTCGGATCTCCCATCCGTCGTGTTGGTGCCTGAATGTTTCCAAGAATAATTGTCAAAGATATACGTGGGCTTTTTAATCAATAGAACTAGGTGATTTAGGTGACTGACAACCGAAAATATGGCACATGAATGTATATCAAGCAGCGTGAAACCCAAGACATTTATGGCTATAAATGGAATAAACAAAAGTTACAACTTAGAAATGGATTTTGTTATGTTTAAAAGCAAATGACTATAGGACCTCCTGTCGAGACGTGACACTAAGAACTGTTAACCCATGAAAGATAATCTACAAAACGCTTACACATTGATTCTGGAGAAGAACATAATTCAAAAGTAATTGACACATCTAGATCTAGAAATACAACCTTGGTCAAGTATTGTATTTCAAGTCTCCTCAAATGTAGTATCTTTGAAGTCCATGAGGTTAAAACATTGGAGTAAATGTTTATTtaaatgtttattcaacttTGAACTACCAAACAGAAGTTATTGTCTTTTCAATATGGGAAACCATGGTTGAACCACATCTGTAAATTCCTGAACACCTTCTGCttttcattcagttgtgtatatcaatTCCAAAcgagagagacagacaaaaatatGGTTTCTGTTGTCTGCTAAGGTAAACAGAATATTTTGTCTGAAAAGGGAAGTCGAACAGGTTATCGCATTTGGCATAAAAACAAGACTTCCATTATGTCAAGAACAGATTTTGGTAGAGGTAAATTCTAAGAATGATCTCACGTGGACACAATGCTACTTGATATTTTGCAGGGATAAGTAAGATTATTAAGACATTTAATGTTCTGTCACTGATAACATATGTGTAAACAAACCCATCATTGTGAGGGTTGGGATTCAAGCTAACGTGACTATGaaaccagatacaacaaaaaacatttccATACTTATATGAAATCTCTTCAGAAAGTACATGCCATTGTACTACGGGATGAAAGCTTTCAGATCAAAGAAAGTGTGTTGAAGGTatgaaatgtattgtatgtttgtaCACTGTAGACAAACATGGATTTATTGGACGACATTGTTCCGTGAGTTAATGGGTACACGAACAAATACCAGACATGTGCATGTATTGACGATTATGTATATGGTTGTGTATGTCCTTGCAGCAATCGATAGCAAATCGTCGATCTCTAAATGTGAACAAGAAGCACTAGGCAAATAGTTTGTGCCTTAAGTCAATTTTTTTCATTCCCGATGTGTATTTtacttttatgtttgtttgtctttcaaTAATTAAATACATGCTGCTGTCCTGAATGACCTTGACGATGTTGCTGAACATGACGATGCAGCCTTTGAAGATAATGATGCAAGTGCTGATGTcaagactgaaatattttttgtaaatgcGGATCCTACAAATAACGAAGATGCTCAAGTATTTCCTGTTGATGTCTGTCTACTAAATATCAAGGCATATGTGACCGTGTGTGTTCGGAGCCTTTTCGCATAAGTATGCATTATTTAGAATTATGGAGATGGTTTTGTCACTTATATCCACTTACTAAGaatgaaattattttatataAACCGAACAGATTTGAAGTCTTACGTTTTCATTATTGGCAGCTAAAACATTAACATGTATAATAATTATTGTCTGTACGGAAATACACAGCTTGATAGATGTAGCAAACGTATTGTCATATTTGCTCTCTTCAACACAAATGACAATGTATCTGTCTCCTATATTGTATACATTCTATTCATCATGTACAAAAACATATAAGTGAAGGACGTCCATGGAAACAGTGATTGTGATGCAATCCGCAAATCAGTTTGTCAGGTTTTTTTTCTGCTGTAAAGTATATAAATGGCTTCTTATACATGAAGTGCTGTGCAATAGAAAGGTTTCTCAATGCAATACAATGCACAGAAATAGAAATGATTAAAGTGTTGTGTTGTTTTCCCGTCGTCTGCTGCGTGCGATTTCCTTCAAGGACCATTATCGCTTTTATGTCAAGGATACGATTTTTAAGATATACccacagaaacaaacaagagaaaacgaacgtgaaagtacaagtgttcctttatttatttctagaatgttcacccacagtgcaatatatGAAGAAACCTGGACACTAtaaaacacttgtactttcatgtgttcccttatttgtgtCCATGAGTACATATACATCTTGTTTGGCTACATCTCCAATGCGTCGGAGTCTCAGCCTCCACTAAGGCCATGGTACTAGTCAGACACGCCCAGTTCCTGATCAGCCATCTCGAGGAAGGCTGGCCGTGGTACAGATAGTACCTGTCACGCCAATGAATTGTGCAGTACAAACGCCACTGGGTTATTGGTTTCCTGTGGTTTTTTACCCCCGCATTTTGTTACATCATAGCATGTTGGTCTGATGTTGTTGATACACTGTGTGCCGGACTAGATAGCGTGTTCATTTACTTAGGCTAAATACAAGAATCGTTCATTGTAAATTTGTATTTAAGTTATTATTCTATACTTAAACATTCGTTTAACTAGAGAGGAGTAAAGGAAAGTCCCACTCAGATGGTCCAAAGATAATTTCAATTTCTGCCATGTGTCGCCCATTGCGTGAATATTGTTCAGAACCAGTACCATGTAATATCATAAAGCATGATTTAATCAGTAGATATATACCGCAATATCATTATGTAAATCCCAACATACAGAAGTGTGACTTTACTTCTGTGGGTACAACGGTTTCTGGGCAGCTGAAACATGTGTAAGGCATCAACATGGTGACATAAATCGACAGTATCAGTCACGCAGAGTACCTCTCCTCAGCTCGCACAGAATAtaccttaaaatatttttttcataaaaatggAACACATCACATTTTCCATGTTATTTCTTCTCACATTAACGCAATACGAATATACAAAGTATGTTTGCGTTATCAAGCACAAATTAAGGCAAGAGAGAGTTTATAGCTAAATCTTGTCAGGATCCTGTGGTCGTGGTTGCAAGAACAGGATCATGCCAGAGGTACCATGCCAGATGTACCATGCCCAAGGTAAATGTATAAAGCCAGTTCTTCCATGTGCATTAATGAGACGCTTTGCCACAGAACTGCCGGCCTCTGTGGAATCCTATAAGGGACATGGTCGCGTTGTCGCGTTATTGCCAAAACAAAGTGTGTCAAAATTACCCAACGCGTGGAATGCGACAAATGGCCTTTAtttcgcgttgtcgcattgtcgtgaTTTTACTAATATTGGCACTTTATTTGCTTTTGTTGATGCGACAACGAGACAATATTCCCTCTTGGATACCTTAGTTCCATTCAATAATTAGTTCACCTTTTCGTTTTCCTAGCTTCCCTTAACCTTTTCGACCAAAGGCAGGCGAGGCATGTTCTATATTTTAGCAGAGTTCCTACcactgtttagaaaatactGACAGAACAGAACTGCCTCTGATATAATAAGTTTTACATAAACTGATGACATTATATGATCAAAGTAATAGTATCGATTCGGGAGACTCGGATACCTTATGCCAGTCGATAATTACAAACATTTAAAGCCGTACAGAGGAGAGATTATCCTCAACTGTTTCGATGGAAAGAATTCGttgcacatatatttcttgcTTCATTTGGTTTATTCGACACGATATTGACCGGTTCAGGTAAATATTGAACTACATATTTGTTCATCTTTTCACGGCTACTCCGGGTAACAGGCACAATGTAGTCCCAATTAGAATTGTTTGAATAAACACACTTCTGCAGAAATGAACGATTGAGAGGATTTATAATGTTTACCGCTGTGGTATACGAAAACGGAACTGGTACGAAAATTTAACTGGATGTAATGTATTAGAGTTTTCAATGCAAGTTTGTCGTTGCATAATGAAGATAATTGAGACTGACTATTTTCTGTCGTTATTGTTATATAGTGGGTCACGTGGACAAGACAATGTCTGAGTTTATAGTAGCGACGAGCGCTCCTGAGATAAAAGCCGATATCAGACAAGGAGGGCCACATCTGACGAGTGTGTCCACGTTTTGTACATTAATTTGGGGCACCAAATGATGGAGCAAGTACTTCATACTGTACGAGGATCTGAAAGATGTCGCAAACTCTTACGGATAGATCATGGGATCTACGAGGTCCTGTTAACATTGAGAAGTAAACGGAACATCAAAGAAGATAATTTTTAACTGAAGTGCTGTCTGCCAGTAATGGTGTCTGCAGCACTGAGGACGTCGATGCGAGGACGTAAAGAGCCTGGGACAGATGACGTCGACATGTGTTGAGCTTGTACGGGATGTGCCAGTTGCAAGATTCATGATTCGAATCCTTATGTCTTAGTGAGTGATGTCAGGTACGGTGGCACTACGGggcctcttaaatgtggttctCTTGACAACGTCGTCATGAGGCGTTCCACTATAATATCTATGCGTCGCATATCGCATagacacacacgcgcgcgcgcgcatgGTGGCAGTGCTCTACACCTCCTTGGCACGTCTGTGTCTATGCATTCAGTCGTGTGGAATCGTCCTCCATTTTTTATGTATTAGCCGGGTGTGCAAGTCAGAATGGTAACtgatatatatgtacacgtTCATCCGGCAGTGGCTCTATCGGGTTCAGATACGGAGAACTGGAAGGCCATGGCAAGACGCTGACGTTTGACTTATGAAGGACCCGAGCAACTTTGTCATCGTTATTTTTCGGTTGCTAAGGTAAGAAGAAGGAGACATTAAGGAATTTGGCAGATCTGCCAATTTGCTGTCAGACTCCCATAACCACCATCAATGGCCTCGTGAGTAAGTTATGGCTCCCCACAACAGCAATCACCGAGTGTGTCGACCTCGCCAACACACTTGTGGTGACACTTGGCCTCCTGCATGTCAGACGGTCTTAGGCCCAGTTGACGTATGTGTACTGATCCAGAACAACATATATactaaacacacaaaaaataaaccacaattttcgaaaaatgaaatctaattaaagtaagcgttcatgtttatgtcttctgtatAAAAACGTGCAAAAAGACAGTTacgtttcttttcttgttcagTATATACAGCTGTAGTGCACGTATGACAAACCTTTGATTGTAGTCATTGTCCCTGCACTGATTGTCAGCTTGTAATGTGTGTCCACGACACCTTTGTGCAGTCTTGTAACGAGTTGTGTATGTACCGCTAACTGCAATTGGCAGTTACCGAACGTGTGACGAATCGTTTTCAGTCAAACAGTGTACTTTTTAAAGGATGTTTCATGGAAAAAGAAACAGTATTTCACATAAAATCTTATGCGTCACAATATACATCTGCTAcagttttaaaaatgaaatctcagaCTGCATCATAGTCACGTATTGGTGAATCAGAGACAGGTGTTCGTGATAAGGCGGACATTCCCTGCCCTTCCATTATAATTTTATACATTCCACGTAATGTCCCTCTCATGaactttgacttaattctgcgtGCGAATTAAGAGCAAAGCATATCTTGATCAAGTCTGAGTTGCATGTCAAATTAATTTATTATCACCGCCACCTTCGTAAGTGGGGATTTAGCAATTTTAGTAGCAGTCCTTGGTGAAACTGGATAGTGTGCATGTGGGGGATCGCAACATAATACACGTCAATACATATAACATATTATAGCAACGGTGAGCGTTCacgacaaacatgggctgcACGTTCCACTCACTCTGTGTCTTTCCTTATTTAGAGGAGAAGAGAAGAGGAAGGTCGATTGTTCTCTTTTGCAAATTACATGC includes the following:
- the LOC137277504 gene encoding alpha-amylase-like, translated to MAPLWCLTFILPTALGSMYSDPNCAKGRTAITHLFEWRWTDIADECERFLAPYGYCGVQISPPHENRIVTNPNRPWWERYQPVSFKLQTRSGTEQELKDMVARCNKVGVRIYGDSVINHMASSSAAGYGTAGSTYNGSALQFPGVPFGPSDFNDESTCHTADLSIHDFQNVDEIRNCRLLGLVDLKLDKTSVRDKVIAYLNHLVDMGIAGFRLDAAKHMWPGDIIAIMDQVHDLPSGTFGHNKRPFVFQEVIDTGNGEPITGDQYLSSGRVTNFIYGAELTKYFRKQKAMKLLADWGKGMMRSDDTIVFIDTQDTQRDHGDHGAPGDILSHFEPRAYKLATAFMLAYPYGFPKIMSSYDFSLTDTNEGPPHNSDMSTKPVTIKSDMSCGNGWTCEHRWRPMYNMVAFRNVASLSELNNWWSGSDYQIAFSRGNKAFIAFNLEGGDLEETLNTGLPSGDYCDVISGDLVNGKCTGKTVHVDASGHAAIRVSGADQDPMLAIHAGAKVGSPIRRVGA